The proteins below are encoded in one region of Paralysiella testudinis:
- a CDS encoding homoserine dehydrogenase: MQPIRIGILGVGTVGGGTVKLLQTNAAEIARRLGREVVITRAASRNLERAQRVCGSDIMLSTEVADVVTSADVDVVVELIGGTTVAKDAVVAAISNGKHVVTANKKLLAEHGNEIFALAEQNNVMVMFEAAVAGGIPIIKALREGLAANQIESIAGIINGTSNFILTEMREHGSAFADVLKQAQELGYAEADPTFDIEGHDAAHKLSIMSALAFGTPLNFHHCYLEGISRLESQDIRYAEELGYRIKLLGITRKTAAGIELRVHPTLIPEVRLLANVNGVMNAVQVQADMVGETLYYGPGAGAAPTASAVVADIIDTGRLMGANAGNRVPYLAFQPTQVQDLPVLPMSEITSSYYLRVSAQDEPGVLGEVANILAARGVSIEALIQKGVVCHETAEIVILTHSTQEKHITAAIAEIEALPRTFAPVTMIRMESLHG; encoded by the coding sequence ATGCAGCCTATCCGCATTGGCATTCTGGGCGTCGGCACCGTGGGTGGCGGTACCGTCAAATTACTGCAAACCAACGCCGCCGAAATTGCGCGCCGCTTGGGGCGCGAAGTGGTGATTACCCGCGCCGCCAGCCGCAATCTTGAGCGCGCCCAGCGCGTATGCGGCAGCGATATTATGCTCAGCACCGAAGTGGCCGATGTGGTTACCAGCGCCGATGTGGATGTGGTGGTGGAATTGATTGGCGGCACCACCGTGGCCAAAGACGCAGTGGTGGCGGCCATCAGCAACGGCAAGCATGTGGTAACTGCCAATAAAAAGCTGCTGGCCGAACACGGCAACGAAATTTTCGCCTTGGCCGAACAAAACAATGTGATGGTGATGTTTGAAGCCGCCGTGGCCGGCGGTATTCCCATCATCAAAGCCTTACGCGAAGGCTTGGCCGCCAACCAAATCGAATCAATTGCCGGCATCATCAACGGCACCAGCAATTTCATCCTCACCGAAATGCGCGAGCACGGCAGCGCCTTTGCCGATGTGCTCAAGCAGGCACAAGAGCTGGGCTATGCCGAGGCCGACCCCACTTTCGATATCGAAGGCCACGATGCCGCCCATAAGCTGAGCATTATGTCGGCACTGGCGTTTGGCACGCCGCTCAATTTCCATCACTGCTACCTGGAAGGCATCAGCCGTTTGGAAAGCCAAGACATCCGCTACGCCGAAGAGCTGGGCTACCGCATCAAATTATTGGGCATCACCCGCAAAACCGCCGCCGGCATTGAATTGCGCGTACACCCCACACTGATTCCCGAAGTGCGCCTCTTGGCCAATGTTAACGGTGTAATGAACGCGGTGCAGGTACAGGCCGATATGGTGGGCGAAACCCTGTATTACGGCCCCGGCGCCGGTGCCGCACCCACAGCCAGCGCGGTGGTGGCCGACATCATCGACACCGGCCGCCTGATGGGCGCCAACGCAGGCAACCGCGTGCCCTATCTGGCTTTCCAGCCCACGCAAGTGCAAGATTTGCCGGTATTGCCGATGAGCGAAATCACCAGCAGCTATTATTTGCGCGTTTCCGCCCAAGATGAGCCGGGCGTATTGGGCGAAGTGGCCAATATTCTGGCCGCCCGCGGCGTGTCGATTGAAGCCCTAATCCAAAAAGGCGTGGTGTGCCACGAAACCGCCGAAATTGTGATTCTCACCCACAGCACCCAAGAAAAACACATCACCGCCGCCATTGCCGAAATCGAAGCACTGCCGCGCACTTTTGCCCCGGTAACCATGATTCGCATGGAGAGCCTGCATGGCTGA
- a CDS encoding NfeD family protein produces MFWLIAAVLLFVAEMFMGTFYLLVVSASFVSAGLAEWLLGTPTAVNVSIASLFSVIGIILVRRWQKSRPPRAREQHDNDLDIGQTVVLEHALPDGLWLVRYRGTQWQAQLEQHANAKSGAQAQITGKHGNVLHIHLHSTD; encoded by the coding sequence ATGTTTTGGCTAATCGCCGCCGTATTGCTGTTTGTGGCCGAAATGTTTATGGGCACTTTTTACTTGTTGGTCGTAAGCGCCTCGTTTGTGAGTGCCGGTTTGGCCGAATGGCTGCTGGGCACACCCACTGCGGTAAATGTGTCGATTGCTTCGTTGTTTTCCGTAATCGGCATTATCCTAGTGCGCCGCTGGCAAAAATCCCGCCCACCGCGCGCGCGCGAACAACACGACAATGATTTGGACATCGGCCAAACCGTGGTGCTGGAACACGCCCTACCCGACGGCTTGTGGCTGGTGCGCTACCGCGGCACCCAATGGCAGGCGCAGCTGGAACAGCATGCCAATGCCAAGAGCGGTGCGCAAGCACAGATTACCGGCAAGCATGGCAATGTTTTGCATATTCATTTGCACAGCACAGATTAA
- the fnr gene encoding fumarate/nitrate reduction transcriptional regulator Fnr yields MITLHKQGEMTQKLCSNCSLHALCMPVGLNGEEMADLDAVMKQSRRLKKGEYLFRSGEPFASLFAVRTGFFKTTVASQDGRDQVTGFLMSGELIGMDGICGQIHSCDAVALEDSEVCELPFVNLEEAGSKLPSLQTHFYKLMSREIVRDQGVMLLLGNMRAEERLAAFLLNLSQRLSDRGFAANDFILRMSREEIGSYLGLKLETVSRTLSRFQQEGWVKVEHKHIRILQPEVLKTMVAGCEHAI; encoded by the coding sequence ATGATCACACTACACAAACAAGGCGAAATGACGCAGAAGCTGTGTTCAAACTGTTCTTTGCATGCGCTGTGTATGCCGGTGGGCTTGAACGGCGAGGAAATGGCGGATTTGGATGCGGTGATGAAGCAAAGCCGCCGCCTGAAAAAAGGCGAATACCTGTTTCGCTCCGGCGAGCCGTTTGCTTCGTTGTTTGCGGTGCGCACGGGGTTTTTCAAAACCACGGTGGCCAGCCAAGATGGGCGCGACCAGGTAACCGGCTTTTTGATGTCGGGCGAATTGATTGGTATGGATGGCATTTGCGGGCAGATACACAGCTGCGATGCGGTGGCGCTGGAAGACAGCGAAGTGTGCGAGCTGCCGTTTGTTAATCTGGAAGAAGCGGGCAGCAAGCTGCCTTCGCTACAAACCCATTTCTACAAGCTGATGAGCCGGGAAATCGTGCGTGATCAAGGGGTGATGCTGCTGCTGGGCAATATGCGCGCCGAAGAGCGTTTGGCGGCATTTTTGTTGAATTTGTCGCAGCGCTTAAGCGATCGCGGCTTTGCGGCCAACGATTTTATTTTGCGCATGTCGCGCGAGGAAATCGGCAGCTATTTGGGGCTGAAACTGGAAACGGTGAGCCGCACTTTATCGCGTTTCCAGCAGGAAGGCTGGGTGAAAGTAGAACATAAGCATATCCGGATTTTGCAGCCGGAGGTATTGAAAACCATGGTGGCCGGATGTGAGCATGCGATTTAA
- a CDS encoding RDD family protein — protein MPPTAPIDTYVRVETAEAMDIFLRPAGVFARARAYAMDLLFRLLWLWLSSMLVMFMFVGGGTPEWMMGLIFLNLFATMWLYPVLFEVFWHGQTPGKRIFRLQVISDNGAQVGWSASLLRNLLRLADGLPFLYALGMSVMLLHPQGKRIGDVLASTLVVHTDDARVQASWQALQTVPPQAPPVALTREEQQALVSFAERQHKLPPARRQELAELLVVAIYGHLPARTDALALALGMARYSVGERSAAERAP, from the coding sequence ATGCCGCCCACCGCACCCATTGATACTTATGTACGTGTAGAAACCGCCGAAGCCATGGATATTTTCCTGCGCCCGGCGGGCGTTTTTGCGCGCGCGCGTGCTTATGCGATGGATTTGTTGTTTCGGCTGCTGTGGTTGTGGTTGTCGAGCATGCTGGTGATGTTTATGTTTGTGGGCGGCGGCACGCCCGAATGGATGATGGGGCTGATATTCCTGAATCTGTTTGCCACCATGTGGCTGTATCCGGTGCTGTTTGAGGTGTTTTGGCACGGGCAAACGCCGGGTAAGCGCATCTTTCGTTTGCAGGTGATTAGTGACAACGGCGCCCAAGTGGGCTGGTCGGCGTCTTTATTGCGCAATCTGCTGCGCTTGGCCGACGGTTTGCCGTTTTTGTATGCGTTGGGGATGTCGGTGATGTTGCTGCACCCGCAAGGCAAACGCATTGGTGATGTGTTGGCCTCTACCTTGGTGGTGCACACCGACGACGCACGGGTGCAGGCCAGTTGGCAAGCGCTGCAAACCGTGCCGCCGCAAGCGCCGCCGGTGGCGCTCACGCGGGAAGAACAGCAGGCTTTGGTGTCGTTTGCCGAGCGCCAACACAAGCTGCCGCCGGCGCGGCGGCAAGAGCTGGCCGAGTTGCTGGTGGTGGCCATCTACGGCCATTTGCCCGCCCGCACCGATGCTTTGGCACTGGCGCTGGGCATGGCGCGCTACAGCGTGGGTGAGCGATCGGCGGCGGAGCGTGCACCATGA
- the hemN gene encoding oxygen-independent coproporphyrinogen III oxidase, which produces MTTPHTATAVPIHIDFDRQLIASLPASGPRYTSYPTADRFHQGFGARQYQAALQQHNGQEAMSLYVHIPFCNTICYYCGCNKIITKDKSRADEYLDYLDKELALQAQNWQGKPLLAQLHFGGGTPTFLSDEQLARVFDSIRRHFTLMPEGEYSIEIDPRKVSRDSVFLLGKLGFNRMSVGIQDFDPRVQAAVNRIQSEAETRNVIEAARAAGFKSVSVDLIYGLPHQDTDTMQATLDKVLALSPDRLAVYHYAHLPHIFKPQRRIDTDAVPGSNTKLDILQNTVRTLIERGYVFIGMDHFAKPDDELAIALRAGRLQRNFQGYSTHADCDLVAIGVSSIGKIGTTYSQNEKDIEAYYAALNENRLPILRGYQLNDDDILRRDIIQDLMCRFALDFADYQTRCGEKNFADYFAAELADLQTLAQQNLLQLSADGIRVSAKGRLLIRNIAMVFDYHLRHRDTAAKYSQTV; this is translated from the coding sequence ATGACCACACCACACACCGCCACAGCCGTCCCCATCCACATCGATTTTGACCGCCAACTCATTGCCAGCCTGCCCGCCTCAGGCCCGCGCTACACCTCTTATCCCACTGCCGACCGCTTTCACCAAGGCTTCGGTGCTCGGCAATACCAAGCCGCATTACAGCAGCACAATGGCCAAGAAGCCATGTCGCTGTATGTGCATATTCCGTTTTGCAACACCATTTGCTACTACTGCGGCTGCAATAAAATCATCACCAAAGACAAAAGCCGTGCCGATGAATATCTGGATTATCTGGACAAAGAATTGGCCTTGCAAGCGCAAAACTGGCAAGGCAAGCCTTTGCTGGCACAGCTGCACTTTGGCGGCGGCACGCCCACTTTTTTAAGCGATGAGCAACTGGCGCGCGTGTTCGACAGCATCCGCCGCCACTTCACGCTGATGCCCGAGGGCGAATACTCAATTGAAATTGACCCGCGCAAAGTAAGCCGCGACAGCGTGTTTTTACTGGGCAAGCTCGGCTTTAACCGCATGAGCGTAGGTATTCAGGATTTCGACCCGCGCGTGCAAGCTGCGGTGAACCGCATCCAAAGCGAAGCCGAAACCCGCAACGTGATTGAAGCAGCACGCGCTGCCGGGTTTAAATCGGTGAGCGTAGATTTGATTTACGGCCTGCCGCATCAAGACACCGACACCATGCAGGCCACACTGGATAAGGTTTTGGCCTTATCGCCCGACCGATTGGCGGTATACCACTACGCCCATTTGCCGCATATTTTCAAACCGCAGCGGCGCATCGACACCGATGCCGTACCCGGCAGCAACACCAAGCTGGATATCTTACAAAACACCGTGCGCACCTTAATTGAGCGCGGCTATGTGTTTATCGGCATGGATCACTTTGCCAAACCCGACGACGAGCTGGCCATCGCCCTGCGAGCGGGCCGTTTGCAACGCAATTTTCAAGGCTATTCCACCCATGCCGATTGCGATTTGGTGGCCATTGGCGTTTCCAGCATCGGCAAAATCGGCACCACCTACAGCCAAAACGAAAAAGACATCGAAGCGTATTACGCCGCGCTAAATGAAAACCGCCTGCCCATTTTGCGCGGCTATCAGCTCAACGATGATGACATTCTGCGCCGCGACATCATCCAAGACTTAATGTGCCGCTTTGCCCTTGATTTTGCCGACTACCAAACACGTTGCGGCGAAAAAAACTTTGCCGATTACTTTGCCGCCGAACTGGCCGATTTGCAGACATTGGCGCAGCAAAACCTGCTGCAACTGAGCGCCGACGGCATCCGCGTGAGCGCCAAAGGCCGCCTGCTGATCCGCAACATCGCCATGGTATTCGACTACCATTTGCGCCATCGCGACACCGCCGCCAAGTATTCGCAAACGGTTTAA
- a CDS encoding gamma-glutamyl-gamma-aminobutyrate hydrolase family protein — protein MQARPLIGIPCDVKPVGKWDFHAVGDKYIQAVQHTAGDVVLLPALGDQQKLARLLPQLDGLFLTGSHSNVEPRHYGEGAAREGTLHDPLRDNTTLPLIRTVLDLGMPLFGVCRGFQEINVALGGTLHQHIQELPGKMDHREPEGDIPTQYGDAHNITLLSGSLLQQWLGSDHTRVNSLHQQGIKDLAPGLTAEAVADDGIIEAFRIDAAKTFGYAVQWHPEWQYDQKPASVALFGAFAAACAAYRQQKMQP, from the coding sequence ATGCAAGCACGCCCGTTAATCGGCATTCCCTGCGATGTCAAACCGGTTGGCAAATGGGATTTTCACGCCGTTGGCGACAAATACATCCAGGCAGTACAACACACCGCCGGCGATGTGGTATTGCTGCCGGCTTTAGGCGACCAGCAAAAGCTGGCGCGGCTGCTACCGCAGCTGGACGGCCTGTTTCTCACCGGCTCGCATTCCAATGTGGAGCCGCGCCATTACGGCGAAGGCGCCGCCCGCGAAGGCACTTTGCACGACCCCTTGCGCGACAATACCACCCTGCCCTTAATCCGCACCGTGCTCGATTTGGGTATGCCCTTGTTCGGCGTATGCCGTGGCTTTCAGGAAATCAACGTGGCTTTGGGCGGCACTTTGCACCAACACATCCAGGAATTGCCCGGCAAAATGGATCACCGCGAGCCCGAAGGCGACATTCCCACCCAATATGGCGACGCCCACAACATCACCCTGCTTTCAGGCAGCCTGTTGCAACAATGGCTGGGCAGCGACCACACCCGCGTCAACTCCTTGCACCAGCAAGGCATTAAAGACTTGGCACCGGGGCTCACCGCCGAAGCCGTGGCGGATGACGGTATTATCGAAGCCTTCCGCATCGATGCCGCCAAAACCTTCGGCTATGCAGTCCAATGGCACCCCGAATGGCAATACGACCAAAAACCGGCTTCCGTGGCGCTGTTCGGCGCCTTTGCCGCTGCCTGTGCCGCCTACCGCCAGCAAAAAATGCAACCCTAA
- the rlmB gene encoding 23S rRNA (guanosine(2251)-2'-O)-methyltransferase RlmB translates to MSNQRLIIGFHAVNARLWQNPASIVELYVQDGRQDARMRDVLAKAAAENVRVVHTDAERLDTLSKKARHQGVVGFIDASKNHVDLDDVLDHLTEPPLLLILDGITDPHNLGACLRVADAMGVHAVIAPKDKSAGLNATVSKVACGAAEVVPYITVTNLARTLRQLKERDIWIVGTDMDGSSDLFHFTAPQAVAWVMGAEGDGMRRLTREHCDMLVSIPMLGSVQSLNVSVSAGMVLAETQRQRSLAT, encoded by the coding sequence ATGTCTAACCAACGCCTGATTATCGGCTTTCACGCCGTCAACGCCCGCTTGTGGCAAAACCCCGCCAGCATTGTGGAATTGTATGTGCAAGACGGCCGCCAAGATGCGCGTATGCGCGATGTGCTGGCCAAGGCGGCCGCGGAAAATGTGCGGGTGGTGCACACCGATGCCGAACGCCTCGACACCCTCAGCAAAAAAGCCCGCCACCAAGGTGTGGTGGGCTTTATCGACGCCTCCAAAAACCATGTTGATTTGGACGACGTGCTTGACCACCTCACCGAGCCGCCGCTGCTGCTGATTTTGGACGGCATTACCGATCCGCACAACCTCGGCGCTTGCCTGCGTGTGGCCGATGCCATGGGCGTGCATGCGGTGATTGCGCCCAAAGACAAAAGCGCCGGGCTGAACGCCACCGTAAGCAAAGTGGCTTGCGGTGCCGCCGAAGTGGTGCCTTATATCACCGTAACCAATCTGGCACGCACCTTGCGCCAGCTCAAAGAGCGCGATATCTGGATTGTGGGCACCGATATGGACGGCAGCAGCGATTTATTCCACTTCACCGCCCCGCAAGCCGTGGCTTGGGTGATGGGTGCCGAAGGCGACGGCATGCGCCGCCTCACCCGCGAGCATTGCGATATGCTGGTGTCCATTCCCATGCTCGGCAGCGTGCAAAGCCTGAATGTATCGGTGAGCGCTGGCATGGTGTTGGCGGAAACCCAGCGCCAGCGCAGCTTGGCAACATAA
- a CDS encoding glutamine synthetase family protein: MYNSIFEWLKEQRITEVECILPDITGVARGKIIPKDKFMSEPEMRLPEAVLIQTVTGDFPSDDMMDLTDPDMELRPDPATIRHVPWAQDPTASIIYDCFTPDGLPVETAPRNVLKRVLKYYENMGLEPLVAPEMEFYLISPNPDPDVPLTPPIGRTGRSEFGRRSYAIDAVNEFDPLFEEIYDHCHAQNLEVDTLIHELGAAQMEINFLHGNALDLADQVFLFKRTVREAAFHHKMYATFMAKPMEGEPGSAMHIHQSLTDMASGNNAFSNEDGSPSELFFYFIGGLQKYLPMTMPFFAPYVNSFRRLTRYTAAPTNVEWGYDNRTVGLRVPRSSPQGRRVENRLAGVDVNPYLATACSLACGYLGIKEKLQPSAPLSSNAYELPYQFPTTVEESIERLRACEPIQEIMGKRFVDMYIGVKEKEVAEYFRVISPWERKYLLLHV, translated from the coding sequence ATGTACAACAGTATTTTTGAGTGGCTCAAAGAGCAACGCATCACCGAAGTAGAATGTATCCTGCCCGACATCACCGGCGTGGCCCGCGGTAAAATCATCCCCAAAGACAAATTTATGTCCGAGCCGGAAATGCGGCTGCCTGAAGCGGTGTTGATCCAAACCGTTACCGGCGACTTCCCCAGCGACGACATGATGGACCTCACCGACCCCGATATGGAGCTGCGCCCCGACCCAGCCACCATCCGCCACGTGCCATGGGCACAAGACCCCACCGCCAGCATCATCTACGACTGCTTCACCCCCGACGGCCTGCCGGTGGAAACCGCACCGCGCAACGTACTCAAACGCGTGCTCAAATACTATGAAAACATGGGCTTGGAGCCTTTGGTGGCGCCGGAAATGGAGTTTTACCTGATTTCGCCCAACCCCGATCCAGACGTGCCGCTCACCCCGCCCATCGGCCGCACCGGCCGCAGCGAATTTGGCCGCCGCTCTTATGCCATCGACGCAGTAAACGAATTCGACCCCTTGTTTGAAGAAATCTACGATCACTGCCACGCACAAAATCTGGAAGTGGATACCCTGATTCACGAACTGGGCGCCGCGCAAATGGAAATCAACTTTTTGCACGGCAATGCGCTGGACTTGGCCGACCAAGTATTTTTATTCAAACGCACCGTACGCGAAGCCGCGTTTCACCACAAAATGTACGCCACCTTTATGGCTAAACCGATGGAAGGCGAGCCGGGCAGCGCCATGCACATCCACCAAAGCCTCACCGACATGGCCAGCGGCAACAACGCCTTCAGCAATGAAGACGGCTCGCCCTCAGAGCTGTTTTTCTACTTTATCGGCGGTCTGCAAAAATACCTGCCCATGACCATGCCGTTTTTTGCGCCCTATGTAAACTCCTTCCGCCGCCTCACCCGCTACACCGCCGCCCCCACCAATGTGGAATGGGGCTACGACAACCGCACCGTGGGCTTGCGCGTGCCGCGTTCCTCGCCCCAAGGCCGCCGAGTGGAAAACCGCCTGGCTGGGGTGGATGTGAACCCCTATCTGGCCACCGCCTGCTCGCTGGCCTGTGGCTACTTGGGGATTAAAGAAAAGCTGCAACCCAGCGCCCCCTTGTCCAGCAACGCCTACGAGCTGCCTTATCAATTCCCCACCACCGTAGAAGAATCCATCGAACGCCTGCGCGCCTGCGAGCCGATTCAGGAAATCATGGGCAAGCGTTTTGTGGATATGTACATCGGCGTGAAAGAAAAAGAAGTGGCCGAATATTTCCGCGTTATCAGCCCGTGGGAACGCAAATATTTGCTGCTGCATGTGTAA
- a CDS encoding aspartate aminotransferase family protein, producing the protein MSKKDYSKQDAKHHLHPFSDNAALARDGVRVMVKGKGIYVYDDEGNEIIDGMAGLWCVNIGYGRKELARVAKKQMDELPFYNTFFKTTHPAVVELSAKLSEVAPANFNHVFYTGSGSESVDTMMRMVRHYWASLGKPSKKIIIGRWNGYHGSTIGGASLGGMKGMHAQGDLPIANVVHIEQPWYYGLAKDGESADDFGIRAANWLEEKINEIGADKIAAFVGEPIQGAGGVIIPPKTYWPRIEEICRKHDILLVADEVICGFGRTGHWFGHQAMGFKPDIITTAKGLSSGYLPIGAVLVSDKVTEGLLAGGEFNHGFTYAGHPVAAAVAQKNLEILQDEGIVDRVHDKIGPYMQKRWHETFSKFKYVDDVRCEGLICGFTLVKDKATRELFPDFGTTGLMCRDIFFKHNLIMRACGDHMVAAPPLVITKKEIDTMLAIAAKCMREFEEKMDKQLAKENAAG; encoded by the coding sequence ATGAGCAAGAAAGACTACAGTAAACAAGACGCCAAACACCATTTGCACCCGTTTTCCGACAATGCCGCCTTGGCACGCGATGGTGTGCGCGTGATGGTGAAAGGCAAAGGCATTTATGTGTATGACGATGAAGGCAATGAAATCATCGACGGCATGGCCGGTTTGTGGTGTGTGAACATCGGCTACGGCCGCAAAGAGCTGGCGCGTGTGGCCAAAAAACAAATGGACGAGCTGCCCTTTTACAACACCTTCTTCAAAACCACCCACCCGGCAGTGGTGGAATTGTCGGCCAAGCTCTCTGAAGTGGCGCCAGCCAATTTCAACCACGTGTTTTACACCGGCTCCGGCTCCGAATCGGTGGACACCATGATGCGTATGGTGCGCCATTATTGGGCTAGCCTCGGCAAACCAAGCAAAAAAATCATCATCGGCCGCTGGAACGGCTACCACGGCTCCACCATTGGCGGCGCGAGCTTGGGCGGCATGAAAGGCATGCACGCCCAAGGCGATTTGCCGATTGCCAATGTGGTACACATTGAGCAGCCTTGGTATTACGGCTTGGCCAAAGACGGCGAAAGCGCCGACGATTTCGGCATCCGCGCCGCCAACTGGCTGGAAGAAAAAATCAACGAAATCGGCGCCGACAAAATCGCCGCCTTTGTGGGCGAGCCGATTCAGGGTGCCGGCGGCGTGATTATTCCGCCCAAAACCTACTGGCCGCGCATCGAAGAAATTTGCCGCAAGCACGACATCCTGTTGGTGGCCGACGAAGTGATTTGCGGCTTTGGCCGCACCGGCCATTGGTTCGGCCATCAGGCCATGGGCTTCAAACCAGACATCATCACCACCGCCAAAGGTCTTTCTTCCGGCTATCTGCCCATTGGTGCCGTGTTGGTGAGCGATAAGGTTACCGAAGGCTTGCTCGCCGGTGGCGAATTCAATCACGGCTTCACCTATGCCGGCCACCCCGTGGCGGCTGCCGTGGCGCAGAAAAACCTGGAAATTCTGCAAGACGAAGGCATTGTTGATCGCGTGCACGACAAAATCGGCCCCTATATGCAAAAGCGCTGGCACGAAACCTTCAGTAAATTTAAATATGTGGACGACGTGCGCTGCGAAGGCCTGATTTGCGGCTTTACCTTGGTGAAAGACAAAGCCACACGCGAGCTTTTCCCCGACTTCGGTACCACCGGCTTGATGTGCCGCGATATTTTCTTCAAACACAACCTCATCATGCGCGCCTGCGGCGACCATATGGTGGCCGCCCCGCCCTTGGTGATTACCAAAAAGGAAATCGACACCATGTTGGCAATTGCGGCTAAATGTATGCGTGAATTTGAAGAGAAAATGGACAAACAGCTGGCCAAAGAAAACGCCGCCGGATAA
- a CDS encoding SPFH domain-containing protein, translating into MEIFFSLPILIFIAIAVFGFKAFTVVPQQEAYVVERWGRYYKTLTPGLRWLVPFMDRIAYKHTLKEIPLDVPSQVCITRDNTQLTVDGIIYFQVTDPQLASYGSSNYVIAITQLAQTTLRSVIGRMELDKTFEERDDINRTVVAALDEAAISWGVKVLRYEIKDLVPPQEILRSMQAQITAEREKRARIAQSEGVRQEQINLASGQREADIKQSEGEAQAAVNESQGNKVAQINRAEGEAQALRLVAAATADAIRVVAEAIRTPGGNEAVNLKVAEQYVEAFGKLAKESNTLIMPANVADIGGLVSAGMSIVKGQTPPKV; encoded by the coding sequence ATGGAAATCTTCTTCAGCCTGCCCATTCTGATTTTTATCGCCATTGCCGTTTTCGGCTTTAAAGCCTTCACCGTTGTGCCCCAACAAGAAGCCTATGTGGTAGAACGCTGGGGCCGCTACTACAAAACCCTCACCCCCGGTTTGCGCTGGCTGGTGCCGTTTATGGACCGCATTGCCTACAAACACACACTGAAAGAAATCCCGCTGGATGTGCCCAGCCAAGTGTGTATCACCCGCGACAACACCCAGCTCACCGTAGACGGCATTATTTATTTCCAAGTAACCGACCCGCAATTGGCCTCCTACGGCTCCAGCAACTACGTGATTGCCATTACCCAGCTGGCGCAAACCACCCTGCGCTCAGTGATTGGCCGCATGGAATTGGACAAAACCTTTGAAGAGCGCGATGACATCAACCGCACCGTAGTGGCCGCGCTGGATGAAGCCGCCATTTCTTGGGGCGTAAAAGTATTGCGCTACGAAATCAAAGACTTGGTACCGCCGCAAGAAATTCTGCGCTCAATGCAGGCGCAAATCACTGCCGAGCGTGAAAAACGCGCCCGCATTGCCCAGTCTGAAGGTGTGCGCCAAGAGCAAATCAACTTGGCCAGCGGCCAGCGTGAAGCCGACATCAAACAGTCTGAAGGTGAAGCACAAGCTGCCGTCAACGAATCGCAAGGCAATAAAGTGGCGCAAATCAACCGCGCCGAAGGCGAAGCCCAAGCCTTGCGCTTGGTGGCTGCTGCCACGGCCGACGCCATCCGCGTGGTGGCCGAAGCCATCCGCACCCCCGGCGGTAATGAAGCGGTAAACCTGAAAGTGGCCGAGCAATATGTGGAAGCCTTCGGCAAGCTGGCCAAAGAAAGCAACACCTTGATTATGCCCGCCAACGTGGCCGACATCGGCGGCTTGGTTAGCGCCGGCATGAGCATTGTGAAAGGCCAAACCCCGCCCAAAGTTTAA
- a CDS encoding Mth938-like domain-containing protein yields the protein MQLEESRSTEGLWIDAHEAGSISIDGQTYSHAVCLNGEAVLPLNLANAADLSAADFQVALAARPEVVLVGTGAKQVFLHPRVTAELAAAGIGVETMSTAAACRTYMILHSEGRRVWAWLWP from the coding sequence ATGCAATTGGAAGAAAGCCGCAGCACCGAAGGCCTGTGGATAGACGCGCACGAAGCGGGCAGCATCAGCATTGACGGCCAAACTTATAGCCATGCCGTGTGTTTGAATGGCGAAGCAGTGCTGCCATTAAATTTGGCTAATGCGGCCGATTTAAGCGCCGCTGATTTTCAGGTAGCCTTAGCCGCGCGTCCGGAAGTGGTATTGGTGGGCACCGGCGCCAAACAGGTGTTTTTACACCCGCGTGTAACTGCCGAGCTGGCCGCCGCAGGCATCGGCGTGGAAACCATGAGCACCGCCGCCGCTTGCCGCACTTATATGATTTTGCACAGCGAAGGGCGGCGGGTGTGGGCATGGCTGTGGCCGTAG